Proteins encoded by one window of Manihot esculenta cultivar AM560-2 chromosome 10, M.esculenta_v8, whole genome shotgun sequence:
- the LOC110625376 gene encoding hevamine-A encodes MASSSSILVLFFLSVILTLLLGSDAGGIAIYWGQNGNEGTLAETCATGNYQFVNLAFLPTFGNGQTPMLNLAGHCDPYSNGCTGLSSDIKSCQAKGIKVMLSIGGGAGSYYLASTEDARQVATYLWNNFLGGHSSSRPLGPAVLDGIDFDIEGGTNQHWDDLARFLSAYGKKGKKVYLTAAPQCPFPDAWVGNALKTGLFDYVWVQFYNNPPCQYSSGNITNLEDAWKQWTSDIPANKIFLGLPAAPDAAGSGFIPVADLISKVLPPMKGSAKYGGVMLWSKYYDDQTGYSKAIKGSI; translated from the coding sequence ATGGCATCAAGTTCATCAATCTTAGTACTATTCTTCTTGTCGGTGATTTTAACACTACTTTTGGGTTCTGATGCTGGTGGAATAGCAATCTATTGGGGTCAGAACGGAAATGAAGGGACCTTGGCTGAGACTTGTGCCACAGGAAACTATCAATTTGTAAACTTAGCTTTCTTGCCCACTTTTGGCAACGGTCAGACTCCTATGCTTAACCTCGCTGGCCATTGTGATCCATACAGCAATGGCTGTACAGGCTTAAGCTCTGACATCAAATCATGTCAAGCCAAAGGTATCAAGGTGATGCTTTCTATTGGAGGAGGAGCTGGGAGTTATTATCTTGCATCCACTGAGGATGCTAGACAGGTTGCCACTTACCTTTGGAATAACTTCTTGGGGGGTCATTCGTCGTCTCGACCACTTGGACCAGCTGTTCTAGATGGGATTGATTTTGACATTGAAGGAGGAACAAACCAACACTGGGACGATCTTGCAAGGTTCCTTTCAGCATATGGCAAGAAAGGTAAAAAAGTATACTTAACTGCAGCTCCCCAGTGCCCATTTCCTGATGCATGGGTAGGGAATGCCCTTAAGACAGGTCTTTTTGACTATGTTTGGGTCCAATTCTACAACAACCCTCCCTGCCAATACTCCTCTGGAAATATTACCAATCTTGAAGATGCATGGAAGCAATGGACTTCGGATATCCCAGCTAACAAGATTTTCTTGGGATTACCTGCTGCTCCTGATGCAGCTGGTAGTGGTTTCATCCCTGTAGCTGATCTCATTTCAAAAGTCCTTCCACCAATGAAGGGTTCTGCTAAGTATGGAGGGGTTATGCTGTGGTCCAAGTATTATGACGATCAAACCGGTTACAGCAAGGCCATCAAAGGCTCTATCTAA